TAGAACTGGCTAAAATAATAACTAAAAAGCATAGGTACTTTTTCATTACATTATTTCCCCCTTGTAACCAATTTTCAGACTATTAATATTCCATTTTCCACATATATCTTCTTACTGATAAAGGATGTCCAGTATGTTCAGCTAATCCATCAGCGTATAAGCGTAAAACAGGACCCGCTAGTGCTGAACCAAAATACTCTTTCAGGTCTTCGTCCACTCCACTATAATCAAACTCTTTCACATTCACGACTTCAACTTTTTCGCTATATTTCGTTACAAAATCAAGAGCACGTTGATCAAGCGGTGTGCTTGGTCCCTCTCCAACTACGACTAAAAATGGGACATCAAAATCAGTTACTTCAAATGGTCCATGGAAATATTCTCCTGAATGAATAGCATTTGAATGAATCCACAGCATTTCCATTAACAAGCAGCTTGTGAAGGAATAAGCATGATGGATATATGCTCCACTTGCCATTGTGTAAATCACCTTATCACGCTTATATTTCTTGCCAAATGCATCTGCTACATCCTTATATTTTGCTTGGTTGCTTTCGATTAACTCTCCTAGCTTAGATAATTGTTCCTCACCACGGAGAAACTTCTCTTCCCCAGTAAATTGATTTAGTAATTTAAAGAGTAATGTGTAGTATACTCCAATCTCACCATCAATCGCATCAGAGCCATCTTTATAATTGTAATGAACTGTATATTCTGCTTCTTGACAAAGAGGAGATTCAACATCCATTGAAATCGCAACAGTTAAGGCACCCTTTTCTCTTGCATATGTAGCAGCTTTGACTGTTTCAGGAGTTGTACCGGAATGAGATCTTACTATCACAAGACTGTTTTCACCCAATGCTTTCGGTGCACGATGAATAAATTCATTTGAAGTATAAACAAAGCTTGGCATGTCAGTATCCTTGGTCACAAAATAATCCCCTAGAGAAAGCGCTGCCATTGAACCGCCACATGCAACAAAGAAAATGTTTTTAATATCCTTTCCTTTTACAGCCTCGATCACGTTTTGAATTTGTACCACATGTTCTTGTTTCATAAATTTACCTCTCCCCTCAAATTTTAACTTAGGTAGGTAGTGAATGAATTACTTATCATTTAACCTCTAAGTTTTTGTTATGATGTCATATAACATCATCTATAAGGTTATAGTACATCATATGATGTCATAGGTCAACACTCTATTTTAAATTTTCTAATAATTAATAGAGAAAACCCTTCCTTAACCATTTAGGTGCTTTGCCCACAACTCTTCACCACCAGATTTAAATGTAAATAATCCAGATTTAACCTAAATTTAAACTATGTCATGTAACATTGAATTTAATAACTTATGTTTTATTTAGACAAAACAAGAAAGTTGAGGAGAAAAAATGACATTATTAAAAAACGGCATTTCGCTTATAGCAGTCATTTCTTTTACTGTTTTCATTTCAGGATGTGGAAAAGGTGAGCCTATAGATAACGCGGAAGAATATATTTCAACAGTAGATACAATGGACATTCCAGATGACGTGGAAGTCATTGGATTAGGAGAAGCAACACATGGGAATGTTGAATTTCAGGAGTTAAAGCAACAGGTTTTTGAAACTGTGGTGAAAAGGGAAAATGTTCGCGTCTTTGTTCTAGAAGGTGATTTCGGAGGAGGTCAGCAGATTAACAATTATATTTTAAATGGAGAAGGTTCTGCAGAAGCTGCTGTTAACAGCCTTGATTATAGTATTTATAAAACAGAACAAATGGTTGATCTTGTTGAGTGGATGCATGAATATAACAAATCGGTTAATGACGATGAGAAAATTCGTTTTTATGGAAATGATATGCAGCGCTATGACTTAAGTAAAAAGGGACTTCTAGATTATTTTGCTGTTGTAGATAAGGAAGCTGCTAATCAATATAGTGATCAACTGAAACATGTATCAAACGAAACGATGCGCGATTTAACAACAGAACAGTTAGAAAAAGTAGATGAAACGATTGATGACATTCTTCAGGATTTACAATCGAATGAAGCTAAATACTTGGAACATTCGTCTTCTGACGAGTTTGCGTTTGCTACTGCATATGCACAAAATATGAAGCAACGTACACAGCTGTTTTTAACTGAAGAAAACTACACACACCTTCGCGATCAATATTTAGCTGAAAATTTACAATGGATTATGGGATATGAAAAGGAACGAGGAAATGAAAAAGTATTCTTCTCAGGACATAATGGCCATGTTGAGAAAACGTCTGCCTCACCTGCTGGCTATAAATCTATGGGGAATTATCTAGATGAGGTATTTGGAACAAAGTATTTTGCAATAGGCACTGACTTTATCAACAGCAAATTTCAGGCAAAGAACGGTGGTTCTGGCAACCGTAAAATGTTCACCGTAAAAAATCATAATGATTTAGTTGACGCATTTAGTGAAATTGAGCAAAATAATTTTTACGTTGATTTTGATAAGAGTCTAGAATCGGATGAATTGTCGGAGATTATTTCAAGTGAGCAAAAAATGGCCAATATTGGTGATGACTTTCAGACATGGTATAAGGTTTTAAAGATGTTTTATACGATTGAAATGGTGCCGGATCAGGCTTACGATGGTGTGATCATTGTAAAGGACGCATCACCAACTGAAGTGATGGAATGAAACTGAAAAACAGAGGGACGGTTCTTATGTATTAAACATAAAATCGTCCCCTGTCTTTATATCTTGCGTATCCGCCAAAAAGTTACTTTACTATTTGCATAAAATCTACGTCCAACAAACTAGAACTTTCTGACAGTCCTATTGTGTGTACCCCTTTTTCAAGCTTTACTGTTGTAAAGGCGGTACCCCAGGAATTTTTACTTGTTGGCGAATAGGTTAACTCTGAAACTTGTTTGCCATCCATTACTATCTTTTGAGTAGCTGCTACGTTTGCTTGATGTTGATAGATTACCTTTAATTGATATGTTCCTGCTTCTTTAATATCGATTCGGTACTCAATTGCGCTATTTTCGCGATCAAATGTAACTTTTTGCTTATTAGCAGCATCTAATGTGTTTTTTACTGTTACGTTACGAAGCGCTGCAAGCTCTGCCTCATATCGATATTCTGGCTGTTTCGGTACGAGTTCTATGAAATCTAATTCAGTGAATGAAATGCCTTTTGACATTCTTATTTTATTTTGTTGTTGAGTTAGCTTTATTTCTTTTTCAGTAAAATACCAAGTATCCCACCCATAACTGTTGTAAACAACTTCACCAGCATTTTCCCCATTCACGGACACATAGTGTGAGGTCTGCTGGCCCATGCCATTTGCATATCTTATTTTTAATGTATAGTCTCCAGTTGGAACATCTACGTCAAATTCTACAAAGCTATCTTGAAAATCAATATAACCAACCTTTTTACCATTAGAGGCTGATGTATTATTTACGATTCTTGCACGGTTAACCGTTGCATCCTCTGCTTCAAACTTATAAGCTACTGGAAGCGCAGGTGTTAATGTTCCTGCTTGTTCACCAGCTGGCACCGCTTGCCATGCTCCGGTTGCGACAGGAGTTCCAAAATTTGGTGTTCCGTCCTTATTCCATGAAAATTTTTGCATTCTTACATTTCGATTCCAACCAGAACCCTCGAATTTCGCTGCATGATAGATGATCCAATCTTCTGTACCATCTGGTGATGTAAAGAAGCCATTATGTCCTGGTCCAAACACACCTACATGAGGATCTTTTACAAATATTGGTTCAGGATTCTTTTCCCATGCATCGGGGTCAAGTGGGTCTGAACCTGTTAGAGTCAACAATCCTAGCTTATAATCGTCTGTCCAGCTACCACTGGCAGAATAAATCAAAAATAGCTGTCCAGTAGGATTTCTTATAAATTGTGGTCCTTCGTTCACGTGTGGTTCTCCAATTTTTTCCCATTTATATTCAGGGCGTGAGAGTTCGACTCTTTCTCCACTTACGGTCCAAGGATTTGTCATTGGGGCAATATAAAGATCTTGACGAACATTTACATCTCCTTCCCATCCTGACCATGAAAAATAGTACTGTCCATTATGCTGTAGGATTGTTCCATCAATTGCCCACTTGTCTGACGGTGTCGTGATTTTCCCATAAGTTTTACCTTCAGGATAGGAATATTCACTTAAGGGATCAGCCGTTTCTGATTGAATCACATGCATGCGTTGTTTTCCCATGTCTCCATCAGATGCTGCAAAGTAGATATACCATTTGCCTTCTATGAAATGCATCTCAGGTGCCCAGATGTGTGAATCATTCGGTGTATCAGGCTCTGGGATCCAAACGACCTTACTTTCTGCGTTTTGCAAACCAGAAACTGTCTTTGATTTCCAAACCGTAATGTTATTTCCAGTTGTATGTGTGTAGTAATAATACCCGTCTGTATGCCTTACAATCCATGGATCTGCCCCATTTCCTATTACAGGGTTTTCAAAAACTTGTGTTGCTACTTCTTCATAGTAGAACGTAATATGACCAATGTCTGGTTGTTTTCCACCGCCATTTTTTGGTGCATGCAAGCCGTTATCCATTGTATCCTCCTGATTATACTGATAGAGATTTCCATTTTTTCCACCTTTAACAAATACATATTTAATGCCAAGATTAGATTGCCAGTTGAATGTTTTAGAATCACTAAAATTGATTGTTATTTTTCCATTATGATAGGAACCGCTTTTCGCTTTGTTATTATCTAACTCAAGCTTAAAATGCTTTAGTTGCTTTATATTCTCTGGAAGGGCTTTGTCATTCCCCTCCATAGTGATAGGTTCTGAGGAAGCGAGAACGCTAGGTTCTTTCACAGGATTTACAAAGGTAATAACTAGTAAGCCAATAATGAACCAAGAGCATATTTTCTTCAAGGGCATATTCCTCCTTGGATTTTGGTCAATAGTGACGAAGAGATTGATCGTTTTCTTAGAAAATACTTCATTCTTTGTTTTTTCTGCGTTAACATCTAGAAACTAGAGTTCATTACCAGTCCATGACGTAACATTCTGGTTGTAGGTTTTCTTTAAATGACTTTGGGAACTCTCTATTTGTTTAACTGTTATGATTTTAATAAAGTAAGTAATGATAATTAATAGAGTTATTGTAAAAAGTAGTCCCTTCCACGGACCAATGATCACCATTTCGAGCACATTGGCTAATGAGAAAATAAAAATGTTGCTTATTAAGAGATAGAAAAGGACATTTTCACCCATTATTCTGAGGATACCTACCCCACTTCCCCATTTGACCAACAATTTCGTCATTACATAATAGACATAGAGAAAGAAGCTTGGACCCATAATCCAAAATACACTTGGTGGAAATCTTCCGGGTAGCGCTCCTCCGTTAACAACTAAATAATAGACAAATAAACATGTTCCTAGTGTTGCGATAAAGAAATGTTTCCACTTAAACCTGATCTGATACCTAGCGAAATACATTCCGATTAAGTAATATGGCAAATATTGAATGACTGGAAATACTGGAAAACGATCCGTACCAATTAACAACCCTAAATAAGGTGAAGACACTTGATGATAATCAATCCAGGTTGTTGCTAGAAGCAAGATCGAAGTGCCCCAAATGATGATTGGCTGATTCGCTATCCACGAGAAGAAAGGAAATAAAACAAGCCCGATGATGATGATAAGTGTAAAGGATACTAAAAACTCCGACCAGCCTGGTATCACTTTTAACAAGATAATTGGCATGATCGTTTCTGTGCTTAGCGGTAGATTTCCAACATATAGTTGAAAAGCCACACCAGATACATAAAACGCAATAAGCGTTTTTAATCCTGTTATCAGCATTTTTTTATACGACATGCTAAACGATTTGCTGTAATAAGCAAGTTGATTAACGTATCCAAAACATAAAACAAATCCTGAAAAGGTGATTAAATTAAAAAACTGGGTTATGAAATGGATAGATGGAAAAATGGAAGCATCGCTAAAAAACTGTAAAACATGTGTATAGATCATGCCAATAACTAGTAACCCCTTAAAATAGTCAATTGAGTGGTCCCTGATCTTCCTTATTTCCATCACTTCCCTATTCTAAATGATACTTTTCTAGCTTAGATATTGATTTATTTTTTGCTAATGCCAAAAATCCTGCTGATAAGAACATGATTGATCCTAAAATATCCATTACAAAATAAGAGGCTAACCCTAGAAGAATAAACCAAATAGGCTTTTTCATTTCAATTTGATCATCTCTTAATGTTTTTGATAACCAGATATTAAGAATTCCTAAAACAACAAACATCATTCCAAACGTAACAGAGAACATATATAAGCTACCAAAAACTGATTCTAATGCTTCTAGCTTTGCAACTGAATTATATGAAGCTTTTAGGCCCTCACTTTTTATATAAGATGC
This genomic stretch from Metabacillus sp. B2-18 harbors:
- a CDS encoding family 43 glycosylhydrolase, encoding MKKICSWFIIGLLVITFVNPVKEPSVLASSEPITMEGNDKALPENIKQLKHFKLELDNNKAKSGSYHNGKITINFSDSKTFNWQSNLGIKYVFVKGGKNGNLYQYNQEDTMDNGLHAPKNGGGKQPDIGHITFYYEEVATQVFENPVIGNGADPWIVRHTDGYYYYTHTTGNNITVWKSKTVSGLQNAESKVVWIPEPDTPNDSHIWAPEMHFIEGKWYIYFAASDGDMGKQRMHVIQSETADPLSEYSYPEGKTYGKITTPSDKWAIDGTILQHNGQYYFSWSGWEGDVNVRQDLYIAPMTNPWTVSGERVELSRPEYKWEKIGEPHVNEGPQFIRNPTGQLFLIYSASGSWTDDYKLGLLTLTGSDPLDPDAWEKNPEPIFVKDPHVGVFGPGHNGFFTSPDGTEDWIIYHAAKFEGSGWNRNVRMQKFSWNKDGTPNFGTPVATGAWQAVPAGEQAGTLTPALPVAYKFEAEDATVNRARIVNNTSASNGKKVGYIDFQDSFVEFDVDVPTGDYTLKIRYANGMGQQTSHYVSVNGENAGEVVYNSYGWDTWYFTEKEIKLTQQQNKIRMSKGISFTELDFIELVPKQPEYRYEAELAALRNVTVKNTLDAANKQKVTFDRENSAIEYRIDIKEAGTYQLKVIYQHQANVAATQKIVMDGKQVSELTYSPTSKNSWGTAFTTVKLEKGVHTIGLSESSSLLDVDFMQIVK
- a CDS encoding erythromycin esterase family protein, with product MTLLKNGISLIAVISFTVFISGCGKGEPIDNAEEYISTVDTMDIPDDVEVIGLGEATHGNVEFQELKQQVFETVVKRENVRVFVLEGDFGGGQQINNYILNGEGSAEAAVNSLDYSIYKTEQMVDLVEWMHEYNKSVNDDEKIRFYGNDMQRYDLSKKGLLDYFAVVDKEAANQYSDQLKHVSNETMRDLTTEQLEKVDETIDDILQDLQSNEAKYLEHSSSDEFAFATAYAQNMKQRTQLFLTEENYTHLRDQYLAENLQWIMGYEKERGNEKVFFSGHNGHVEKTSASPAGYKSMGNYLDEVFGTKYFAIGTDFINSKFQAKNGGSGNRKMFTVKNHNDLVDAFSEIEQNNFYVDFDKSLESDELSEIISSEQKMANIGDDFQTWYKVLKMFYTIEMVPDQAYDGVIIVKDASPTEVME
- a CDS encoding SIS domain-containing protein is translated as MKQEHVVQIQNVIEAVKGKDIKNIFFVACGGSMAALSLGDYFVTKDTDMPSFVYTSNEFIHRAPKALGENSLVIVRSHSGTTPETVKAATYAREKGALTVAISMDVESPLCQEAEYTVHYNYKDGSDAIDGEIGVYYTLLFKLLNQFTGEEKFLRGEEQLSKLGELIESNQAKYKDVADAFGKKYKRDKVIYTMASGAYIHHAYSFTSCLLMEMLWIHSNAIHSGEYFHGPFEVTDFDVPFLVVVGEGPSTPLDQRALDFVTKYSEKVEVVNVKEFDYSGVDEDLKEYFGSALAGPVLRLYADGLAEHTGHPLSVRRYMWKMEY
- a CDS encoding acyltransferase, whose protein sequence is MEIRKIRDHSIDYFKGLLVIGMIYTHVLQFFSDASIFPSIHFITQFFNLITFSGFVLCFGYVNQLAYYSKSFSMSYKKMLITGLKTLIAFYVSGVAFQLYVGNLPLSTETIMPIILLKVIPGWSEFLVSFTLIIIIGLVLFPFFSWIANQPIIIWGTSILLLATTWIDYHQVSSPYLGLLIGTDRFPVFPVIQYLPYYLIGMYFARYQIRFKWKHFFIATLGTCLFVYYLVVNGGALPGRFPPSVFWIMGPSFFLYVYYVMTKLLVKWGSGVGILRIMGENVLFYLLISNIFIFSLANVLEMVIIGPWKGLLFTITLLIIITYFIKIITVKQIESSQSHLKKTYNQNVTSWTGNEL